The Engraulis encrasicolus isolate BLACKSEA-1 chromosome 11, IST_EnEncr_1.0, whole genome shotgun sequence nucleotide sequence tgtgcatgtgcattgcgACGACTTGAAGCATTCTGGTTAAATTGTGAAAgtcaaagcccaactgggaaactccaactcccactgtcattgtgacacagcactccacagcacacatttgcacataccaaattgcatgtatgcctcatgcgtgcaagggagcagcccccaatggcgcctgaaagggagcagtgtggcgggacggcaccatgctcagagtacctcagtcatggaagaggatgggggagagcaccggttaattactcccccaccaaccttgcgGGACAGGAGTCCAGCAGGCCAGGTTTGGGCTACAGGTCTGATGCCctaacgcttacccatgactgcccacaacaCAGCACATGGGAGTAGCTGCATTCGTTTTTTCAGCATCGTCGATCGACATTACAAAGTAGTTCAGCAAGAACTTGTCCTCGCAACGTGGGTGGTAttaagcacatacagtatgacatATGAGCTTGATCTATGTACACCACGTGTGAGGTatggggggacaggtggggaggaggagctgaaatGGGGTGCGGTCAGTGGGCTCATTCGTAATGAAGCAGTCaagcttttgctaggcagcgtgcatgcgcacagctgcctagcaaaagcatgactgcttcatcacgaattAACCCATAGTGCACATTTTTTGAGGGGTGTGGGACAACATGCCTATGCACACACGTGAGagaacttttggccaatcagttcAGATGTGCTTCACCGTGGAGCAGGGTTGGAAATAAgtacccgtccacccgccaaggacgggtacatttcagggtGGACGGGTAcattttcaacccaccagtcacttagagtggtaaaaatagctagtgactggtagattttaaaatctacctgccacagtgactggtgggaaaAAAAAGTTCCACCCCTGCCGTGGAGGTGGTACAGTATGTAGACGAGCCTCAACGTGGATATGCAGTTGCAGCAGTTGCGAGGTCCATCTGTCCGGCGACCTCCCCacatctgcactcaccaccttctacaggggtgccattgagagcatcctgaccggCAGCGTCTCTGTCTGGCACGGCAGCTGTCTAGCTACAGACAAGAAGGCGCTGCACagggtggtgaggacagcagaaaggATTACCAGGGGGGCGTTGTGGCGCGTTgtagtgcgctaagccccccacatttgggcttgcatgcccacggggaccccgattcgagtccggccggggtcatttcccgatcccactccgtctctctgtcctactcgcttcctgtcaccatctcagactgtcctatcaaataaaggcataaaagcccccaaaaatatatatttaaaaaaaaataaaaaataaaagattaccagatcacccctaccagatattcaggacctgtacacttcacactgttccaagagagcGATGAGCATTAGACCCCACTCACCCAGCACAAAACCTGTTTACTACAGTCAGGAAAGCACTACCGCAGCGAAATAAAGGAGGCCAGAAGTTGTCATCCACGTGTCAGGCCATTTTCCATTGATGTGTGAAACAATTATCAGTAGttaaagagagaaagacacgcacatccgtctcaaaaagattgggtgcaggaccagcaaaaataccatgaaaaactgaaagaaaagtctgcgacaccaagctcccgttgctctttttttaatgtgacatttcgggtagcatgcccttcatcaggcatgctgcccgaaacatcacattaaaaaaagagcaacgggagcttggtgtcgcggacttttctttcagttttttatgAAACAATTATCCCCACGGGTAGGACTATTTGTAAGTGGACCTGTAGAAAAATAGGCTTAACGGTTCTATATTCCTGATCCCTATCCAACAACAtttccacacatccacacaccatattatatttcaatatctcgcaaaagcacatgtaaagtcattttctcatttgcaaactggatggtgaatgataaTTCCCCAAagattgttttggctaggctggcagcgggggaggggccagaaggcggggcgaggccacaagcacaagtggatgacgcaagcagggctggattaaaatGGCCCGGTGCcccttttgggcaatcagggggcccctggcaggtgggccccTATTACACAACTGTAAATATGTATAATATGTAATGTACTGAATTGTATCCAGTGAATGTCTCCAACCAATGGATTACCTTGACAGGTGGACTGAATACACCACTGTCATTGGTtggcccctaggctgcatccatatctagtctgtgcgttaatccgacccTCCACAATGGATGGTGCCTGGGAAAGACCAGATGGGACCACTTAAAGAAAACAAATTCCCATCCCATAGGGAAACACATTAATGTAGGCAGACAACACGATGTGTGGTACCAACAAGTTTCCTTTTACTTTTATCTGacattgtagtgtgtgtttgtgtgtgtgtgtgtgtgtgtgtgtgtgtgtggttattccttctctcctcctcgctATCCTCCTCCTgcttatctctctcctcctcctcttcctcctcatctctcatcctcatctctcctcctcctcttccccctcatctctctcctcctcctcttcctcctcatctctcctcctcctcttccccctcatctctctcctcctcctcctcctcctcatctttcctcctcatcctcctcctcttcctcttcatccttgtcctcctcctcatccctcatcGCTCCTTGACCCCGGTGGGTAGGCCACCAAAGTCAGCTCTCTCGAGTGATTCTCCACTGCTTCTCATCAGCCAGCCCTTCGATCCCCTGATTGTTGGTGAGCTGCTGGAGCTGTGACAGGAGTTTGCGACAGGACTGCAGGCGGATGATGCGTGACCGCAGCCAGTCAGCAGCAGATCAGGAGAGACGTTGACTTCCAAGCAGCACAGTCTCCAGGTGCCAGTTGCTTCAGTGTTTCCCTCTGTGGGAAATCACAGCCCAGGTCATCCAGTGAGGGATCACTGGCATGTCCCAGGACCAGAGGCGTGCCTCCCCCCTCCGCCTCCACCTGCATCGCAAGATGATGTTTTCCCAACGCCTCCTCCTACACTCCATGCTCAGTTTATGTGggatccatctctctcttacGTTGGACGTCTCATGATCCCAGGGTCCATTCATGTACTCTTGTGCATTCCGTGCATATCTGAGAGTGAGTTTCTGTGCTATGTTACTATGTTTATGACTGtcgtattgtattgtgtgtttactgtacagtttTGTATTGTCTAGTTGCTGCATAGTATGTCACTTCTCATTCTCTATGCCGTGGTTCTGCCGGAGTTCAGCAATGTGCTGCTGTGGAGGAGAAGCGCTTACATCTCTACGTCTGTTTAATGCAGGCTCTGTATGTCTGCTGTATAGGCATTCACATATCCATGCCCCAGGTCAACATAGCTATTGTAGGTAGCTGTGTCATGTTCCCTCCTCATTCCCCCTGCTCAAGGTGCCTCCACCTGCATGGCAAGATGATGTTTTCCCAACGCCTCCTACACCAGGGTTTTACGCTTCTTCCACTACAGcagcgtcagagagagtagagagagagagaggttccgttggcccattgtttccgggttctactattgcaaggggggggtaaatccccctttagccAGATCttgggactgttctattcaatgctaggagtattatgacacgcccctttaggcagaccggaacctggtcatgttaggtgcccatagcaacctattacattggcatatctctatatacttaaagaatctctggcagcgTCATCACCACGAGAGCCACgactgtagcagcagcagcagtcctctcCAGTGTATGTGGCACCGGTGAAGCACATGAGGAGTCTGCATCGGCCACCAGGTCAGACTTCCTCATCTCATTCTGTGCCCACGTGGGCCTGAGTACACGGCTCCTTACAGCCCACGACACCCCTCCCTCGTCTGCACAGAGGCGGCAGCCGGCGCCTGACTCGTCGGCAGACCAGAAGGCCATGGGTTGGGGCCAGCACAGGCAGCCACAGCCAGGACGACCCCCATCTCTGTCCCATCAAGAGATGTCCTACAGGGGCCCGAAGATGAAGATTCCAGTGTTCACTGATGACGCCCCCGCCAGTTCAACTGGATGCAGCAGCTAGCCCTCGACAACGTCCTGCCTCCAGATGCCACAGAGAGGTTTAAGTACCAGATCCTGCTCGGCCACCTCAAGTTGGAGGATGCTCTGTTGGTAGCAGACCCCTACTGCCACAGCGGCTCCCCTACACCAATACAATGGCAGCACTCACAAAGCTGTTCGGTCAGCCTCCCTCACAAGCTGGCTCTGAGGCAGATCAGCAAAGTCTTGGCTGACCCCCCCAATCATCAGCGGCAACCAGAGGGGCTTTCGGAATTTCGCCGCCCTCAAGATCCAGGCACTGGTGGGCATGCTCAACAACATGGGCGGGCACACAAGGGCTCCCCAAGCTGCCACATGAGTTGCGTGTGGCATTCAGGTGGCATGTGGGCCCTCACCACGTTTCTGTTCCCACCCTGTTGGACTTTGCAGAGTGGTTGGAGTATGAAGTCCATGGTCCAGCTGGACGAGCAGTTGGACCCTCCCCCAAAGCCAGCAGAGAGCCACTCAGGTCCACCACCAGAAGGACATGCCAGCCCAGCAGAGCACGGTGTCACGTCCCACCACTGTTCTCTTAGCTGACTGTCCGGCTGTCCAGTCTGCGGAGTCGTCATCtctgtcttcatcatcatcttcatcaccttCATTTTCgtcgtcttcatcatcatcttcagctCATTAGAGGGAGCCTCAGAAGTTCTGTCTGTGCTGGAGAACAACAGAGTCCTATTGCAACCTGTGCCCAAGTCCCTCACCACTCAGCAGCGAGTTGagtcctcctcatcatctctcctcctcatcatctctcctcctcatcatctctcttctccttctcctcgtcctcctccctctcctcctcctccttgtcctcttcctcatctctttccttctcctcctcctccttctcatctctctcctcctcctcctcctcctcctcctcttcctcctcctcctcctcttcttcctcatctatcctcctcttcctcctcctctctcctcctcctcctcctcatccctcctcttcctcctcctgctcctcctcatctttcctcctcctcctcctcctcttcttcctaatctatcctcctcctcctctctcttctctcctcctcttcctcctcatctctcctcctcctcctcctcctcatccctcctcctcctactcctcctcctcctcctcatcgcttctcctcctcctcctcctcctcctcctcctccactctcctcctccagcagccACTGAAGATAGCACAGGCCCTCCTCACTGCCCGTCTCAACCTCTTCatctttcctcccttcttcttgGCCTCCTTCTTCATCTCCACGTCATTTCTCTTATCACTCGCTTCCTCCTGCTTTTCCTGCTCACCTCTATCACCTCTGCACTCTTTGACCTGAGAGAACAAGGAAAGCGTTTATATGCAGTAGACCACATGAATACATTTGTTTGAACAACACATGTTGCACAGTATGCAAAGTCACACCCTGAACTATTTGCACTTTTGTGATATTCGCTACACAAGAAATCTGCGTAGATGCACTCTTTGCCTTTACAGGCTGATCTCGAAGAGAACACATTTAATGTCAATTAGGCTACTTGTCCCTTGGCCCTTTTGATATTTAGAAAGATTATTTTATCATCTACCTTGTGGGTGTTGATGTCCTGCAGGGTACTGAGTGTGATTAGAGCCAGGTATTTGGAGTTGGTGGAATGTGCTCTCCGGCTCATCCTTGGGTTTCCCATGGCAGCAGCTGCCTCTGCAGAAGCGAGACCCATCTCTGTCCTCTCAGGGCTGCTCGTGCCaggtgcctgatgaagaccctggtGGGGCGAAACGTTTTATGACTTGAATGAAACTTCAAAACGGAGCTACAGTGTACGTTTTCTATATTATCAATAGTCTGACTTATCCCTTGACCCTTTTGATGTTTACAAAAGAGGATTTTATCGTCTACCTTGTGGGTGTCGATGGACTGCAGGGTGCTGAGCGTGATTAGAGCCAGGTAGGAGTTGGTGGATTGAGCTCTCTGTATTATCTTTGGGTTATCCATGGCAGCAGCTGCCTCCACAGAAGCTGGGTCCACCTCTGTCCTCACCAGTGCAGGGGAGTTGGGTCGTGGAGGAGCGGACACAAAGTCCTCAGACGCCAAGCTGCACAGCGAGAGAGCCGGGGAGGTGCAGGGCGGAGGAGACAGCTCACTTCGGGCGGACGTGAAGGCCTCGGACCCCAAGGAGCTGCAATAGGATGGAGCCAGGGAGGAGCATGCAGACAGTCGACTACACGCGGTCATGAAGTCCTCTGATGTCaacgaagaggagagggagagagcaggggagcgGGAGAGAGCAGGGTAGAGCCATCGCTGGGATCCAGGGTGGTGTGCCTCCCAAACTGGCTCACCGTCCACCAGCAGTGGCAGGCTGACAGACCGAGGCAGAGAGTACTCATAGACCTTAAGTggtaagagggagaggagaacttCATGAGAGAATTTACACATTATCTTACACTGTTAGACTTCAATTTAACTAACACTCACAGCGTAATtttactctctaggtgttgaatgtAATACTTTTGACCTAATTTACAGTAACACTGTAGTATTTTACAGTAAGACTGCAAAAAAATACTGTGTACATGGTTGAGTCATTCTTTGGCCTGGTAGCCTATCTGGACAATTCTCCACCCTCGACATTAAGCATCTCCACTCATTTGAATAAAGGCAGACATTTCTCCATTTATTTAATTGTAAAGGCAGACATTTCTTCTCCCGCGTTTTTAGAGGTGATTGACATATGTTTCTTGCCAATGTTGTCGTTAGTACTAAAACTAGAAAGTACCTAAACATTTCTttaccgacaggttaggtttagagatgGGTTTTGCTCACAGCACACTTTGACATTGATCTCATAGAGAAAATCCATAAACAGAAATGTCTGCCTTTACAGTATGATTAAGGGACAAATGTGGGGATAGAGAATTGTCCAACATTCAACCAATATGGGTGCTGATAGATATAGAACAAACATTCTGGATGGTATTCATTCATTTTATTCTATGTTTATATAATCCTACAATAATACTATTTATCACTTTAAATtgttacagtatactgtaatgcCAAAGGGCATCATAACTTACCTTTACAGGAGAAGGAGTCGGAGATGACAAGCATCCTCTCACTTCCTCTATCCTAAACTGAAAGATTCAGAAGCATATAGGTCAAGTCTGATTACCAAAAAGGAATTTAATATAAGGAAAGTGACACAAAACGAGCTGATATGCACATCTTTACATGTATCATAAGAGAAAATGAATATTCTACACTGTAGTTGCTGTATCAAATGTGACTTTTCGTCTTGTTCGAATGCAGTAGCCTATATTGGAATGATTTTCTATAGGCTTCACTAtcttaaatattttttaaaaatctgtgtAACATACCATATTCAGTGAAGTCATTTTCACTAATGATCACTCTGAACAATTTGTGGACTTTTAGAATGTTGTGACATCACACATGACCATGTTCTGTTGTGATGTCATAATACTATCCATATGGAATTCATATTCCTACACTTCCAAATAGATCAGTTAGGCCTACAAGGTATAGGCTACCTTAATTAATACAACAGTGCACAGTTtttaaacatacagtaggctacagctgaCACCGATCTATCTTCATATCTACATATCAttatatgaaattaaatgtattCTTCTTACATACAGTTGTATCACATTTCCCTATTTGACTTGAACCTTTTgacagctttttaaaatgtagcaGTACAATTACTTGCTATGAGGTTAACTATTGTTGAATCTCAAAACATATTTATAACTTACCATTCTCAATGAAATCATACTGTAAGAATTGAAGTTAATTGAACATAAGACATAACGTGGTCTGTTTACTGTCTCTGAAATGTAACTAATGATCACAGGGCTTTAAGAGTGTGGTGACAGCACATGTTCAAGTGGGATGTCATAAAACTGTATCCATATAGAATGAATATTTATACACAtcctttttaaagaaagaaatcaAATATTAAAAAAGTAGGCCATATCTATTTCCAGCACTGTGGATAAAACTAAGCACTGACTGAGTCCTTGTATCCTCGTCCTGCTATATGATTCAATCTCTAGTCAATGGTGACAAATTGAGGTCTCGAAAATTGGACTAACTTGTGGCCAAGTGTACACAATAAAAAACACAGTGTTAGTTCAACTCTTagcgagtcaatttaacatcttctagagtgtatttggtcccagtgtACTCTCTAAGTCAGGCGCGGGgaatctatgtctcgagggccgtttcaTCCGGaccccgatataatttcaatgttatgcaacttcacatgaaattggacataaaaaggaaaagaaattagccaacatttgcaatgcaatgaatttatattcaggggatctagagaatgtggggtctgttttaaaggtggctaccttcaatataggcctacagtgcacgggcaattcctggtttgtgttcatagtacagcccttggaggacttttatggcccttggagtaatttgaagtggcccctcgaatgaaaaaggttccccactcctgctctaagTATCGACTTaacactgcatttaaaaaaaaaaaaaattgtactgTGTACagaatcataggcctacatgtctttattttcaatgttttaactgaggatggtctgactgggattgaaacgtttgcactgttcacttgggtagcacttttattttttatttttctaaacatgcaataaaagtacaGTATTGCATCGACAtccaaggtgtgcgagttccccttacttgCTCCTATATGTCATAATTCAAAGCAACAAATGGAACAACGTCTTGAAGGAGTTCAGTTGTTTGAAACTAAACCCTTTGGATTACATGGTCTGGATGAAAGATATCTATCCACATGCCAAAGGATGgtgcaaggtagcatattggagaGCAACCCATGTCAGTCTGCCCTGGTTCTAGGGCAGCTCAAACTTTAGGCTTTTAGGCTAGCTATTATGTTTCCCCCATGGTGTTTAAACGTTTAACAATTGGGGTAGATGTGCTCGCATGGCCTAGCACCAGTGTGTCGTTtttattgaaaaataaataaaaataaataaataaaaacagtgaaCACGATCAGCTGGTGGGGGAACACGTTTTGTTCTTTTTCCAAATCAGCTGTGGCCGTGACGCCATGTTTGTCTGAGCTGTGGTGGCAAAACGTGGCAAGATTATTGGCCGAGCCACTTTAAAATTTAAAACATATGTTATATTCGACCAATGACGACCAAGTTTCCGTTGACAGAAGCGGAACTACATGATGTAACCCCGCCCATTTGTCTGTGTTGTCGCGGTAAAAATCACAGGAGCCACGAGGTAGTCGAATGGTGCACTTGTTTGACAATCGGCTGTCTTTTCGCTGACAAAGGCCCTATCTATTTTTTTTCCTAAATTGTTGATGTAATACGCGAATTAGCATCACCGGTGGATTATGTCCGAGATGTTTTTGCTTCAAGCAGGACGACGTGGAGTTGATAGTAACGTGTCCTAGTACTAACGAACATGTCCTGACTTGTCTCTTTCGGCAAGGCCAGACCGGGGACATGTGTTTTTGAAGGCTCCGAAATGGACCACGAATTCCCCGAGcggctcttttcctcttttttcaacGATGACCCTCCTTGTCCTCGTCGACATGCGAATATTGGATGCAGAACATCTTATCGCCACGTGATCGATGTAAGTACAATTTATGTAATGTTTGGTGCAACTCGTGGTCTCGTGGAAACAACGCCCGAGCGGACACGCTTTAAtaggcatacagactgagactcccaacggagttcgctcccggacgtgcggtccccggtgtttctatcactcccggacttgcggtccccacccgattatatttcacgtattatcatatactgccacatacaagcaatttagggttaggtttaggtttagggttagggttagggttaggtttagggttagggttagggttaaggttagggttaggtttagggttagggttagggttaaggttagggttagaaacaaaaaactaacatcaacaagataactggctccgtaatatggcggtggtaccgttagtctggctagtgggagcgagatgaaatgggagtgtaatgagatgggagcgtgaatctgggaatcctTTAATATTGATGGGGATGGCATTGGCAGCCAGTTAGGTTTATTTTGTCCGGTGTGTCGTCTCTCGTCTTTGTTTTACCGCTGACTGAGAGTAACTAGTTTAACCAGTACAAAGGAATATGAACTATCAACGTTTGAATATGCAATTTCCGTCTGAATTACGGCAAGCGTGTGCCAGTAAACACGTCAAACTCTTGTCTGGCGCGTGCGCACGTTGACATACTGGATTGTTTGCCTGTGTCCCCCATCAGCCATCAGTTTTTCTATCTGTTAATGAAAAGAGCATGGTGTACGTGTCTGGACGTTGGGATTGGTGTGGTCGCACGTGCATAGGGATTCTCCACATGTGCACTTCTGTGTGTAAACTGTTTGTTGCTTGTTGTGCGTCATTCACTGGCGCCCACGTAGGCCTACTTGCTTGTTTTTGTAGAGACCCCACACCGATTAAATACCTGTATTTAAAGTAATAAGATCTTGAGCATTTGCCATTTGAAAGGTACACGTGCAatatgcattatattttggacAATGTTTTTAGGAATATTTTAATGGACATATACACATTTTTCACAATAAGTTACCATGTAACTAAAAATTGGctaattttgtatttatttttgtttttttccccccaaacagcAGCTCATTGGCCAAACAATAGAATGGGAGGCTCAAAATCAAGTAAAGGGAGAACAGTGGCTCCCCACGCAGCCCATGGTGGTGCCTCTCTTGCCGCCCAACAACAGTAAGTGCAATCCATACTTTGACAGACCGACATGCAGCCAAACCGAACTTGATATATCAACTTTTTTGCTCCCAGACCACTGTGGGCAGTGCGTTTCCTTGAGCCGTTGAGCATTTCAACTAGGCACAATTCTGTAATCATTGGTTCTCCTTTACCATGATGCTACGGCCTTGAGtattattaatcccgagggaagtaaaaggaccagttcagtcaatttcaacatgcagttgtaatgctcacactaccctggacttgtcagcacctgagatttgttttttttcttcctcagccttttccgagatcctggtcattgtaatgggggcagcgctttgtttacattttaaaaaaagaacatttttatttattcctaaaaacatccaaaaggttatacaacatcagcagacaactagcaaacagcggtaccttttggaaaaatatttgaagtaggcctttgataattttttaaaaatgtaaacaaacgctgcccccattagaatagctcatgtctcggaaagggctgagctgaaaaatgtggcttcaccgggtactgacaagtcaagggtagcgtgagcaatacaacagcatattgaaattgactgaactgtttTTGTAAGGTGTCCcgtagcagtgttaatttcgtcagccatgactatgactaaaatatttcgtcaatgcccttttttgattttcgtcatttagactaagactaaattgggaaggcaatgactaaaatatgactaagactaaaattgattttcgtcattgtgactaagactaagactaaattttaaaaagctgacgaaattaacactggtattaaataaaaaaaaaaaagagaaccagtgtgtgaagagtttttttctgtacagtgtgatatatgttaaaaagagaagcagtgtgctgagaaggtttattctctacagtcaatgatatatgttaaaagtgtgtggagaagttctgtaatgtacagtgttgactaaaatgacgaaaatgactgaaaattgactaagactaaaattaattttcgtcatttagactaagactaagactaaattgggaaggcaatgactaaaatatgactaagactaaaattgattttcgtcattgtgactaagactacgactaaatcaaaaaaagctgacaaaattaacactgccccgtagcatacatgcataaatacaagaaacacagacattacagattacacacatcattgtatATATTAACCACACAGCATgctttacatacatttagccaaagtcagatctatttctctctctctctatctctcttactcacacacacacacacacacacacacacacacacacacacacacacacacacaccaaaagagtaGTTCATCACATGGACCTTAGCTGAGTGGTACATGGCAAAGAGCAGCCAAAAAAGTCAATAGCTGAGAAATTGTCCACAAGCATCCATGTGTGAATTCTAGAAAAAAATGTAACCTGTCAAAGTATTAAGAGACATTGAAATTATTACGTGCCACAGGCAAGTTTTACCATCAACCCAATCAGCCAAGCTAATCATAGGTACCCCAGACTTGCTAAGGGGTAATACttttttaataaaccttttttaattatttattttcttcaactgctactattactatgtcagaacgctataaaggactttaagaaaaagcacaacaaaatacctcctcttaatgtatgttctctacaagtcttctgttgtccagtcttgcactttaaatgtctgtatgagcaatgtctatgtccatactgtcttatgtccatgtatgagtactgtctatgtccttacctagattagtctatgtctgcatgggagagcaagaaacgcaatttcaaattctttgtatgaccagtgcatgttaagaacttgacaataaacttgacttgacttgacttgactacttttGGGCTGTGGTTGAAGAACATTGTGAAATGCCTGTTCGGTAACGCCCATCCCTGTCCTCCAACAGCTGATGGGTCTTCTCATCACCTCAGTAAAACTGACCCAGCGGACTTCACTCAACAGGTAAAtgtaacctttttttttcattgatcATTTTTCCTGCTGTTTATGAAATTAAGTTTCAAATGTTAACAAATGCAGAAATTTTCATTGTAGATGCGGAATTTTTACCTGGATCATTCCAAGTATGCCTTTCAAACAATGGGTCGCCTCCTTTCAGAATCTTTGACACATGAACAGGTAAATAAAATATTTGAAAGGAAAATATAGTatcacaggtgctggaccaaactaAAGATCATTGAAAGGAATGTataagtccgcaacactgtttcaTGCTCCCAAACAAAATTTAATGGCATAATTAAATTTagtttgggagcatcaaacagtgttgca carries:
- the LOC134457759 gene encoding uncharacterized protein LOC134457759, which produces MTACSRLSACSSLAPSYCSSLGSEAFTSARSELSPPPCTSPALSLCSLASEDFVSAPPRPNSPALVRTEVDPASVEAAAAMDNPKIIQRAQSTNSYLALITLSTLQSIDTHKGLHQAPGTSSPERTEMGLASAEAAAAMGNPRMSRRAHSTNSKYLALITLSTLQDINTHKVKECRGDRGEQEKQEEASDKRNDVEMKKEAKKKGGKMKRLRRAVRRACAIFSGCWRRRMMMKTTKMKVMKMMMKTEMTTPQTGQPDSQLREQWWDVTPCSAGLACPSGGGPEWLSAGFGGGSNCSSSWTMDFILQPLCKVQQGGNRNVVRAHMPPECHTQLMWQLGEPLCARPCC